A window of Deltaproteobacteria bacterium genomic DNA:
ACTCAAGCGGCCGCTGGCATCGTTCGTCAAAGCCTAACGCAAGCACTCCATCATACCATGCATCGCAAAGCATTTGGTAAACTGCTCATCCATCAACCTTTGATGCGAAATGTGCTCGCCGATATCGCCCTCGAGTCTGAGGCGATGACCGCCATGGTTTTTCGTATTGCCAATCTATACGACGAATCTAAAGACAACTCAGAGTCTGCGACACTTGCACGCCTCGCGGTTGCCGTCGGTAAATACTGGTGTAACAAACGCGTTCCCATGGTCGTTGCCGAAGCGATGGAGTGCCACGGAGGAGCTGGATACGTCGAAGAATCCGTGATGCCTCGTCTTTACCGAGAAGCACCGCTAAATGGCATCTGGGAAGGCTCGGGCAATGTGATTTGCCTTGATGTACTCCGAACCATTCATAAGGAACCTGCTTGCCTGGAACTACTTTTAACTGAAATCGAAAAAGCGAACGGCCAAGACCCATATCTCGACCGAAGTCTCGACGTGTTTAAGAAGGAGCTCAGAGACCAAAACAACCTAGAATCTCGAGCACGGCGAATCACCGAAAAGCTCGCACTCTTATTTCAAGCATCCTTGCTTGTGCAGCACACGCCCTCACCGGTCTACCATGCATTTTGTCGGTCACGACTTGAAGGTGATTGGGGATATTCTCTCGGAACCCTCGATCCCGGAGTGGACCAAGCAGCTATTCTAACGCGCGCACACCCTGAGCTCTAAAGCCCCATCTGTTTCGAAATGATAACCTTCATAATCTCGTTGGTTCCAGCGTAAATTCGTTGGACTCTCGCATCCATATAGGCACGCGTTATAGGGTATTCAAGCATGTAACCATAGCCACCAA
This region includes:
- a CDS encoding DNA alkylation response protein; translated protein: MTYAAVPALQNNSELAKRFLPKLLSNSYDPRCIPISEKDSMTMGMAMTEKQGGSDVRSNTSRAVPTEDTEWGPGWHLTGHKWFCSAPMSDAFLTLAQTSKGLSCFLVPRFRPDGTRNNFFIQRLKDKLGNQSNASSEIEYDRTFAVLVGEEGRGVSTIIEMVHHTRLDCTQAAAGIVRQSLTQALHHTMHRKAFGKLLIHQPLMRNVLADIALESEAMTAMVFRIANLYDESKDNSESATLARLAVAVGKYWCNKRVPMVVAEAMECHGGAGYVEESVMPRLYREAPLNGIWEGSGNVICLDVLRTIHKEPACLELLLTEIEKANGQDPYLDRSLDVFKKELRDQNNLESRARRITEKLALLFQASLLVQHTPSPVYHAFCRSRLEGDWGYSLGTLDPGVDQAAILTRAHPEL